One stretch of Punica granatum isolate Tunisia-2019 chromosome 5, ASM765513v2, whole genome shotgun sequence DNA includes these proteins:
- the LOC116209278 gene encoding SKP1-like protein 1A gives MIEDDCADNGIPLPNVTSKILAKVVEYCKKHVEAAAESKSEDRPSPATAAEDELKAWDADFVKVDQATLFDLILVGQLLLS, from the coding sequence ATGATCGAGGACGACTGCGCCGACAATGGGATCCCCCTCCCCAACGTCACCAGCAAAATCCTCGCCAAGGTCGTCGAGTACTGCAAGAAGCACGTTGAGGCCGCCGCCGAGAGCAAGTCCGAGGACCGCCCCTCCCCCGCCACCGCCGCCGAGGACGAACTCAAGGCGTGGGACGCTGATTTCGTCAAGGTCGATCAGGCCACGCTCTTCGATCTGATTCTGGTCGGTCAGTTGCTGCTCTCCTAG
- the LOC116208062 gene encoding uncharacterized protein LOC116208062 isoform X1, which translates to MRNAQERFRNMRLVEEYDTHDPKGHQSVVLPFLMKRTKVVEIVAAQDIVFALNHSGVCAFFSRETNERICFLNVTPDEVIRSLFYNKNNDSLITVSVYASDNFSSLKCRSTRIEYIRRGQPDAGFALFESESLKWPGFVEFDDVNGKVLTYSAENNVYKVFDLKNYTMLYSISDEHVQEIKISPGIMLLIFERASSHVPLKILSIEDGTVLKAFNHLLHRNKKVDFIEQFNEKLLVKQENENLQILDVRNAELMEVSRTEFMTPSAFIFLYENQLFLTFRNRMVSVWNFRGELVTSFEDHLLWHPDCNRNNIYITSDQDLIISYCKADPDDKWTETEGNAGSINISNILTGECLAKITVANGGSPDCQSRSGNGGGSGCKKQRRSQVKGKFRLVNLCSQRKYKNRKLVREIYGRSDPTRSQSP; encoded by the exons ATGCGCAATGCCCAGGAGCGCTTCCGTAACATGCGTTTAGTG GAGGAATATGATACACATGATCCGAAAGGACATCAATCAGTGGTATTGCCTTTTCTTATGAAGAGGACTAAAGTTGTTGAGATTGTGGCTGCACAAGATATCGTCTTTGCTCTTAATCACTCAGgtgtttgtgcattttttagCCGAG AAACAAATGAGAGGATATGTTTTTTGAACGTGACCCCCGATGAAGTCATTCGAAGTTTGTTCTACAATAAGAACAATGACTCGCTCATTACAGTTTCAGTCTATGCTTCAGACAACTTCAGCTCCTTGAAATGCAGATCAACTAGGATTGA ATATATCAGGAGGGGTCAACCTGATGCTGGATTTGCTCTCTTCGAATCCGAATCATTGAAATGGCCTGGGTTTGTGGAGTTTGATGATGTCAATGGAAAGGTCCTCACATACTCTGCAGAGAATAA CGTATACAAGGTTTTTGACTTGAAGAATTATACAATGCTATACTCAATATCTGATGAACATGTGCAAGAAATCAAGATTAg TCCAGGTATTATGTTATTGATTTTCGAAAGAGCCAGCAGCCATGTCCCTCTGAAGATCCTGTCAATAGAGGATGGCACAGTGCTCAAAGCCTTCAACCATCTACTTCATCGCAATAAGAAGGTGGACTTCattgaacaattcaatgaGAAGCTTCTTGTCAAGCAGGAGAATGAAAATCTCCAGATTCTTGAT GTTCGCAATGCTGAGCTTATGGAAGTCAGTAGGACAGAGTTCATGACTCCATCAGCCTTTATCTTCCTCTACGAGAACCAGTTGTTCTTGACATTTAGGAACCGGATGGTCTCTGTTTGGAACTTCCGAGGGGAGCTTGTAACATCATTCGAGGATCACCTTCTGTGGCACCCTGACTGCAACAGAAATAACATTTATATAACAAGTGACCAGGATCTCATTATATCCTACTGCAAAGCTGATCCAGATGATAAGTGGACTGAGACTGAGGGAAATG CGGGCTCTATCAACATCAGCAATATCCTGACGGGCGAATGCCTAGCAAAGATTACCGTGGCAAATGGTGGCAGCCCCGACTGCCAGAGTCGCAGTGGAAATGGCGGAGGCAGCGGTTGCAAAAAACAGAGACGCTCGCAGGTGAAGGGGAAATTTCGCCTTGTAAATTTATGTTCGCAGAGGAAATACAAGAACAGAAAACTGGTCCGTGAGATATATGGCAGATCCGATCCAACACGATCACAAAGCCCATGA
- the LOC116208062 gene encoding uncharacterized protein LOC116208062 isoform X2 produces MKRTKVVEIVAAQDIVFALNHSGVCAFFSRETNERICFLNVTPDEVIRSLFYNKNNDSLITVSVYASDNFSSLKCRSTRIEYIRRGQPDAGFALFESESLKWPGFVEFDDVNGKVLTYSAENNVYKVFDLKNYTMLYSISDEHVQEIKISPGIMLLIFERASSHVPLKILSIEDGTVLKAFNHLLHRNKKVDFIEQFNEKLLVKQENENLQILDVRNAELMEVSRTEFMTPSAFIFLYENQLFLTFRNRMVSVWNFRGELVTSFEDHLLWHPDCNRNNIYITSDQDLIISYCKADPDDKWTETEGNAGSINISNILTGECLAKITVANGGSPDCQSRSGNGGGSGCKKQRRSQVKGKFRLVNLCSQRKYKNRKLVREIYGRSDPTRSQSP; encoded by the exons ATGAAGAGGACTAAAGTTGTTGAGATTGTGGCTGCACAAGATATCGTCTTTGCTCTTAATCACTCAGgtgtttgtgcattttttagCCGAG AAACAAATGAGAGGATATGTTTTTTGAACGTGACCCCCGATGAAGTCATTCGAAGTTTGTTCTACAATAAGAACAATGACTCGCTCATTACAGTTTCAGTCTATGCTTCAGACAACTTCAGCTCCTTGAAATGCAGATCAACTAGGATTGA ATATATCAGGAGGGGTCAACCTGATGCTGGATTTGCTCTCTTCGAATCCGAATCATTGAAATGGCCTGGGTTTGTGGAGTTTGATGATGTCAATGGAAAGGTCCTCACATACTCTGCAGAGAATAA CGTATACAAGGTTTTTGACTTGAAGAATTATACAATGCTATACTCAATATCTGATGAACATGTGCAAGAAATCAAGATTAg TCCAGGTATTATGTTATTGATTTTCGAAAGAGCCAGCAGCCATGTCCCTCTGAAGATCCTGTCAATAGAGGATGGCACAGTGCTCAAAGCCTTCAACCATCTACTTCATCGCAATAAGAAGGTGGACTTCattgaacaattcaatgaGAAGCTTCTTGTCAAGCAGGAGAATGAAAATCTCCAGATTCTTGAT GTTCGCAATGCTGAGCTTATGGAAGTCAGTAGGACAGAGTTCATGACTCCATCAGCCTTTATCTTCCTCTACGAGAACCAGTTGTTCTTGACATTTAGGAACCGGATGGTCTCTGTTTGGAACTTCCGAGGGGAGCTTGTAACATCATTCGAGGATCACCTTCTGTGGCACCCTGACTGCAACAGAAATAACATTTATATAACAAGTGACCAGGATCTCATTATATCCTACTGCAAAGCTGATCCAGATGATAAGTGGACTGAGACTGAGGGAAATG CGGGCTCTATCAACATCAGCAATATCCTGACGGGCGAATGCCTAGCAAAGATTACCGTGGCAAATGGTGGCAGCCCCGACTGCCAGAGTCGCAGTGGAAATGGCGGAGGCAGCGGTTGCAAAAAACAGAGACGCTCGCAGGTGAAGGGGAAATTTCGCCTTGTAAATTTATGTTCGCAGAGGAAATACAAGAACAGAAAACTGGTCCGTGAGATATATGGCAGATCCGATCCAACACGATCACAAAGCCCATGA